Within the Gammaproteobacteria bacterium genome, the region AAACGCGCCTGCTGGGCGCGTTCGTTAAAACCCTGCGGAACATCGCTGCCGAAGCGCTTGCACCGCGCCGCCTGCGCGAGTTCACACCACGCCTCGTCCCGCGGATCGACGACTGTCTCGATCACTTCCGCCGGAACCGCGCGTTCGCGCAGGTCTGCGACGATGCGCAGCGGGCCCTGCCCGCGCAGACGGTGCGTATGGACGTAGGCCTCGGCGAAACGTGCATCGCTCAACAGGCCTTCGGTACGCAGTCGCTCGAGTTCGCTCGCGACGGCGTCCTCGTCGTCAAATCCTTTGGCGCGCAGCTTGACGCGCAGCTCGCCCACCGAATGTTCGCGCCGCGCCAGCAGATCCATGGCGCGGCGGCGAATCTCCGGCCCCGGATTTTGCCGGCGCTCGTCCGTCAGGCCTCAGCCTCGGCGGCTTCCGCCTCGCTCCCGGCCCCGCCCCTGGTGCTCACCGGCGCGGTCATCAGCTGGGCGCGGATCTTGCCTTCGATATCCTGCGCGAGCGCGGGATTCTGCTTGAGGTATTCGCGCGCATTGTCCTTGCCCTGGCCGATGCGTTCGCCCGCGTAGCTGTACCAGGCGCCGGATTTCTCAATGATGCCCGCCTGCACGCCGAGATTGATGATCTCGCCCTCGCGCGACACGCCCTCGCCGTAGAGGATGTCGAATTCGGCCTGCCTGAACGGCGGCGCCACCTTGTTCTTCACCACCTTGACGCGGGTCTCGCTGCCGACCACCTCTTCGCCCTTCTTGATCGCGCCGGTGCGGCGGATGTCCAGGCGCACCGAGGCGTAGAACTTGAGCGCGTTGCCGCCGGTGGTGGTCTCGGGGTTGCCGAACATGACGCCGATCTTCATGCGGATCTGGTTGATGAAGATCACCATGGTGTTGGAACGCTTGATGTTGGCGGTCAGCTTGCGCAGCGCCTGCGACATCAGGCGCGCCTGCAGGCCCATGTGGGAATCGCCCATTTCGCCCTCGATCTCCGCCTTCGGCGTCAGCGCCGCGACCGAGTCGATCACCACCACGTCGACCGCGCCGGAGCGCACCAGCATGTCGGTGATCTCGAGCGCCTGTTCGCCCGTATCGGGCTGCGAGACCAGCAGATCATCGACGTTCACGCCGATCTTCTGGGCATAGGACGGATCGAGCGCGTGCTCGGCATCGACGAACGCCGCGGTGCCGCCCGCTTTCTGCGCCTCGGCGATCACCTGCAGGGTGAGGGTGGTCTTGCCCGACGACTCGGGACCGTAGATCTCGATGACACGGCCGCGCGGCAGGCCGCCGATCCCGAGCGCGAGATCGAGGCCCAGCGAACCGGTGGAGATGATGCTGATATCGCGTTCCACCCCCGCGTCGCCCATGCGCATCACCGAACCCTTGCCGAACTGACGCTCGATCTGGCTCAATGCCGCCGTCAATGCCTTACGCTTGTTTTCTTCCATTGTCTCCCCCTGCTGATCCGTATGAATCGGCCGTCCGTTGCACGATTGCGATTGCGTGAAACCTAACGCCCGGATTATCCCATAGAATGACCGCGCTGTAACACCCCACGCCCGGTGCCAGGCACCGCACCGGCAGGCGTGCGCAGCCGCCGAAAAATCCCGGCGGGAGGTGTCGACCGATCAACCACTTATTGAGCCCGACTCGTGCGCATTATCAACGGGATTCGGACGACAGCGGCCAGGAATTCAGCACCAGATAGGCGCTGCGGCCCGCGGCGGGAATGGACTCCATCAGCGAATAGGATGAGACACTCCAGCGCACCGGCTCGATCGCGTCCACCCGGGGCGGCCGCGATACTTTACGGGCCAGCGTCATGTGCGGGAGATAGGGACGCGTCTCGGCCGCGAAACCGCAGGCCCCCACGGCCGCGCGCAGATGCCCGACCAGGGCGTACAGGGGAGGCGGGACCTCGCGCGGCCCCAGCCACAGGATGCGGGGTCGTCCCCAGTAACCCACCCGCTCGAGCGACAGCTCGAAGGCGGCACCCGGGATGCCGGCCACGGCGCGCTCGACAGCGGTGACGCGCCCGGCCTCGACATCCCCGATAAAGACCAGGGTGACATGGAGATTCCCGATCGGCTCGGCGCGTCCGTTGCTGAGAATCAGGTGCCTGTCGATCCGCTCCTGCAGGCGGCGGCGCATCTCGTCATCAGGCCACAGCGCGAAAAAGAGCCGGCGCCTCCGGCCGTGCGGCACCGCGCCCTCACTGCTTCCCGCGCCGCTGTCCGACAAGATCAATCACTCCATCGAGTGCCGCCGCCACCGCCTGACGTCGCACGGCAGCGCGATCTCCATGGAACTGCCGGGTCTCGCTGCGCATGGGCAGTCCCGCGCCGCCCCACGCCAGGCATACCGTTCCAACCGGCTTGACCGGCGTGCCCCCGTCCGGACCGGCGATGCCGCTGACCGCGACGGCCACCTGGGCCGCGCTGTGCTGCAGCGCGCCCGCGACCATCTCACGGACGACGGCTTCGCTCACTGCGCCGTGGGCAAGCAGCGTCGCCTCCTGTACGCCAAGCATATCGCGCTTGGCGGCGTTGCTGTAGGTGACGAAGCCGCGCTCGAACCACGCGGAACTGCCCGGCACCGAGGTTACCGCGGCGGCGATGCCACCGCCGGTACAGGACTCCGCCGTGGCGAGCATGAACCGGTGCCCGCCCAGCAGGGCGCCGAGGCGATACGCCAGGCGGTCCATCTCCTCATCCATCGGTCTCTCCGCTCATCCCGGTTACCGGCCATCGCCGGGACCGCTTTTTATCCGCGCGTTATCCGGTATAGTAGCGTGCCTGTCAGACCCATCGCAAAACTACAGGTATCGCATTTGGCGCACAAATCACTGGAATTCATCGCAACGTTGCTGGTGCACCTGCTGCCGCATCACGCCTGCGCCCGCCTGATGCGCCGGCTGGCGCGCGTGCGCACCTCGGCGGTCAAGGATTTCCTGATCCGGCGTTTCATCGCACGCTATCGCGTCGATATGGCCGAGGCCCGCCAGCCCGATCCGGCCGCTTATCCCGATTTCAACAGCTTTTTCACCCGCGCTCTCGCACCGGGCGCGCGCCCGGTCGTCACCGGCGCAGGGGAGATCGCCTGTCCGGTCGACGGGGCGGTCAGCCAGGCCGGCGCGATCGAGCGGGGCCGTCTGCTTCAGGCCAAGGGTATCGAGTACACGCTGACCGCCCTGCTCGGCGGGGACGGGGATCTCGCCGACCGCTTTGTGGGCGGGGAGTTCGCCACCCTGTACCTGTCACCGCGCGACTATCACCGCGTCCATATGCCCTGCACCGGTACCCTCGCGGAGACGCGTTACGTACCGGGGCGGCTGTTCAGCGTGAACGACTATTCCACCCGCCACGTGCGCAATCTGTTCGCCCGCAATGAGCGGCTCGTCACCCTGTTCGAGACGGCGAACGGGCCGATGGCGCTCATCCTGGTCGGCGCCTTCTTCGTTGCCGGCATCGAGACCGTCTGGACCGGCGAGGTCTCGCGCAGGCGCCCGCAGGGTTCCTGGCAGCGCTACCGGCACGGCCGCTCGGTGACGGTGGAACTCGAACGCGGCGAGGAAATGGGCCGCTTCAACATGGGTTCCACCGTCATCGTGCTGTTCGGCCCGGGACGGGTACGCTGGGCGGAAACCCTCGTGCCGGGCGCGAAGGTGAGAATGGGTGAGTTGATGGGCCGGGTAACGGTAAGGAGTAAGGAGTGAGGAGTGAGTGATGCGTTAGGCGAAAATGATGAAAAACCAGGGGATATTTTTCACACCGAACGCCTCACACCTCACTCCTGACGCCTCACTACTCACGCCCTGTCCAGCGGAAACGCCAGCACCTCCGCGATCGATTTCGCCCCGAGCGCGGCCATCACCAGTCGGTCGACCCCGAGCGCCACTCCGGAGCAATCGGGCAGCCCGTGTTCGAGGGCCGCAAGCAGGTGCTCGTCCGGTACGACATCCGGCAGGCCGTCGCGGCGGCGGCGTGCGCGGTCGCGCTCGAAGCGGGTGCGCTGTTCGGCCGCATCGGCGAGTTCGCGGAAGCCGTTGGCGATTTCCATGCCGTTGATATAAAGCTCGAAGCGTTCAGCCACCGGCAAAGGTCCGGGCCGGATGCGCGCCAGCGCGGCCTGGCCGGGCGGATAATCGTGGACGAAACACGGCGTTCCGGCGCCCAGCCCCGGCTCGATGAAATGGGTCAGCAGCAGGTCGAGCCAGGCCTCCGGCT harbors:
- the recA gene encoding recombinase RecA; this translates as MEENKRKALTAALSQIERQFGKGSVMRMGDAGVERDISIISTGSLGLDLALGIGGLPRGRVIEIYGPESSGKTTLTLQVIAEAQKAGGTAAFVDAEHALDPSYAQKIGVNVDDLLVSQPDTGEQALEITDMLVRSGAVDVVVIDSVAALTPKAEIEGEMGDSHMGLQARLMSQALRKLTANIKRSNTMVIFINQIRMKIGVMFGNPETTTGGNALKFYASVRLDIRRTGAIKKGEEVVGSETRVKVVKNKVAPPFRQAEFDILYGEGVSREGEIINLGVQAGIIEKSGAWYSYAGERIGQGKDNAREYLKQNPALAQDIEGKIRAQLMTAPVSTRGGAGSEAEAAEAEA
- the psd gene encoding phosphatidylserine decarboxylase (Phosphatidylserine decarboxylase is synthesized as a single chain precursor. Generation of the pyruvoyl active site from a Ser is coupled to cleavage of a Gly-Ser bond between the larger (beta) and smaller (alpha chains). It is an integral membrane protein.) — its product is MRRLARVRTSAVKDFLIRRFIARYRVDMAEARQPDPAAYPDFNSFFTRALAPGARPVVTGAGEIACPVDGAVSQAGAIERGRLLQAKGIEYTLTALLGGDGDLADRFVGGEFATLYLSPRDYHRVHMPCTGTLAETRYVPGRLFSVNDYSTRHVRNLFARNERLVTLFETANGPMALILVGAFFVAGIETVWTGEVSRRRPQGSWQRYRHGRSVTVELERGEEMGRFNMGSTVIVLFGPGRVRWAETLVPGAKVRMGELMGRVTVRSKE
- a CDS encoding regulatory protein RecX: MDLLARREHSVGELRVKLRAKGFDDEDAVASELERLRTEGLLSDARFAEAYVHTHRLRGQGPLRIVADLRERAVPAEVIETVVDPRDEAWCELAQAARCKRFGSDVPQGFNERAQQARFLRYRGFTEGQVRSALRDGDDL
- a CDS encoding CinA family protein — encoded protein: MDEEMDRLAYRLGALLGGHRFMLATAESCTGGGIAAAVTSVPGSSAWFERGFVTYSNAAKRDMLGVQEATLLAHGAVSEAVVREMVAGALQHSAAQVAVAVSGIAGPDGGTPVKPVGTVCLAWGGAGLPMRSETRQFHGDRAAVRRQAVAAALDGVIDLVGQRRGKQ
- the thpR gene encoding RNA 2',3'-cyclic phosphodiesterase, which encodes MSDSGAGSSEGAVPHGRRRRLFFALWPDDEMRRRLQERIDRHLILSNGRAEPIGNLHVTLVFIGDVEAGRVTAVERAVAGIPGAAFELSLERVGYWGRPRILWLGPREVPPPLYALVGHLRAAVGACGFAAETRPYLPHMTLARKVSRPPRVDAIEPVRWSVSSYSLMESIPAAGRSAYLVLNSWPLSSESR